A genomic window from Slackia heliotrinireducens DSM 20476 includes:
- a CDS encoding DegV family protein, producing MTAQCNLIIDSCSDLPASVVDREGITLLEFPFFFGEEEHKDDLWRSMTVSEFYGRMRKGEQPSTAQLPISELTDVFTKAAQSGVPTVYISFTAGLSGSFDLACMIRDQVVAEYPEAELYVVDTLLASTAEAFIVYEALRQREKGLTAKEMVAWVEEARYFVNCMFMVDDLESLRRGGRIPDAVAYAGAKLDVKPMLTIGLDGRLSMRGVARGRKKGIRQMAEFYNSHVDRNNPSQTVATGNADCPKDAQRLQELISKENDGVMFLDSTIGPVIGCHVGPDMVSIVFWGGDRREDLSVADRIARRVRGA from the coding sequence ATGACCGCACAATGCAATTTGATCATCGACTCCTGCAGCGACCTGCCGGCTTCCGTTGTGGACCGGGAGGGCATCACGCTGCTCGAGTTTCCGTTCTTCTTCGGCGAAGAGGAGCATAAAGACGACCTCTGGCGATCGATGACCGTCAGCGAGTTCTACGGTCGCATGCGCAAAGGCGAACAGCCTTCCACCGCGCAGCTTCCCATTTCTGAACTGACCGACGTCTTCACCAAGGCCGCGCAAAGCGGCGTGCCGACGGTGTACATCAGCTTCACGGCCGGCCTGTCCGGCTCCTTCGACCTGGCTTGCATGATCCGCGACCAGGTGGTTGCCGAATACCCCGAGGCTGAACTGTACGTCGTCGATACGCTTCTGGCATCCACGGCCGAGGCATTCATCGTGTATGAAGCCCTTCGCCAGCGCGAGAAGGGTCTGACCGCCAAGGAGATGGTGGCGTGGGTCGAAGAGGCGCGCTATTTCGTGAACTGCATGTTCATGGTGGATGATTTGGAATCGCTGCGTCGCGGCGGACGCATTCCCGATGCCGTCGCCTATGCCGGCGCCAAGCTTGATGTGAAACCCATGCTCACCATCGGTCTGGACGGCAGGCTGTCCATGCGCGGCGTAGCCCGCGGCCGCAAGAAGGGCATTCGCCAGATGGCCGAGTTCTACAACAGCCATGTGGACCGCAACAACCCGTCGCAGACCGTCGCCACCGGCAACGCCGACTGCCCGAAGGACGCGCAGCGTCTGCAGGAGCTTATCTCCAAGGAGAACGACGGCGTCATGTTCCTGGATTCCACGATCGGCCCCGTCATCGGCTGCCACGTGGGACCCGACATGGTGTCCATCGTGTTCTGGGGCGGCGACCGCCGCGAGGACCTTTCGGTGGCTGACCGCATCGCCCGCCGCGTCCGCGGCGCCTAA
- a CDS encoding fumarate hydratase, which yields MNTFNLLTKEMIAQAVYEAIPQTACVLPADVRDALVRARGLEGPSRGAIVLDQLLENADIAEADRVPICQDTGTTWVCLEIGPDVLLPGDAFSLVNDAVARAYTEANLRKSVVKDALVDRSNTGDNTPAFVDVEFVDAPGARVHVLLKGGGSDNASRVVMLTPGAGREGIVREVMDCVRHKAANACPPLVIGIGVGGTFDKVAHLAKTALLRPVGCASENPEVAAFERELLDMVNATGMGPGALGGKTLALDVHVNTAPCHIAALPLAINMGCSAMRRMTIELETTPVGGVR from the coding sequence ATGAATACGTTTAACTTGCTTACCAAAGAGATGATTGCGCAGGCCGTTTACGAGGCGATACCGCAGACCGCCTGCGTGCTGCCCGCCGATGTGCGGGATGCTCTCGTGCGCGCCCGCGGCCTTGAGGGCCCATCGCGCGGCGCCATCGTTTTAGACCAACTGCTGGAAAACGCCGATATCGCTGAAGCCGACCGCGTGCCCATCTGTCAGGATACGGGCACTACGTGGGTATGTCTAGAGATCGGGCCGGACGTGTTGCTGCCGGGAGACGCGTTCTCCCTGGTGAACGATGCTGTGGCTCGGGCTTATACGGAGGCCAACCTGCGCAAGAGCGTCGTCAAGGACGCCCTTGTGGACCGCAGCAACACCGGCGACAACACGCCGGCCTTCGTGGACGTGGAGTTCGTGGACGCCCCCGGCGCCCGCGTGCACGTGCTGTTGAAGGGCGGCGGATCCGACAACGCATCCCGCGTGGTCATGCTCACCCCTGGCGCCGGCCGTGAAGGCATTGTGCGCGAGGTCATGGACTGCGTCCGCCACAAGGCGGCAAACGCTTGCCCGCCGCTGGTCATCGGCATCGGCGTGGGCGGCACCTTCGACAAGGTGGCCCACCTGGCGAAAACGGCGCTTCTGCGTCCTGTGGGTTGTGCGAGCGAAAACCCCGAGGTGGCAGCATTCGAGCGGGAGCTTCTGGACATGGTCAACGCCACTGGCATGGGTCCCGGCGCCTTGGGCGGAAAGACTTTGGCCTTGGACGTCCACGTGAACACGGCACCGTGCCACATCGCGGCCCTGCCGCTTGCCATCAACATGGGATGCTCGGCCATGCGCCGCATGACCATTGAGCTAGAAACCACGCCGGTGGGAGGGGTCCGATGA
- the rplW gene encoding 50S ribosomal protein L23, with amino-acid sequence MKDPREVIIRPVITEHSYDMMEKNTYTFEVAKDSNKVEIAKAVEEIFKVKVVKVNTINVKPKPKRVRYQAGYTRSWKKAMVTLAEGDSIELFAVN; translated from the coding sequence ATGAAGGATCCCCGCGAGGTCATCATCCGCCCGGTCATCACCGAGCATAGCTATGACATGATGGAGAAGAACACCTACACCTTCGAGGTTGCCAAGGATTCCAACAAGGTTGAGATTGCCAAGGCTGTCGAAGAGATCTTCAAGGTTAAGGTTGTCAAGGTCAACACCATCAACGTCAAGCCGAAGCCGAAGCGTGTTCGCTACCAGGCCGGTTACACCCGTTCCTGGAAGAAGGCCATGGTCACCCTGGCCGAAGGCGACTCTATCGAGCTGTTCGCCGTCAACTAA
- a CDS encoding fumarate hydratase C-terminal domain-containing protein, whose product MTEQRRLSLPLNRDELKTLAMGDACLLTGTMYMLRDAGHIRLLAELHEQGSLPYGLDGQAIFYAGPTPPSAGRPFGAVGPTTASRMDFAAPELYHAGIAATLGKGVRSDEVRQACIDTGSVYFVTTGGAAALLAKCVTSGEVVAYDDLGTEALRRIEVVDFPAFVGIDTAGACIYD is encoded by the coding sequence ATGACAGAACAGCGCCGGCTTTCCCTCCCTCTGAACCGCGATGAGCTGAAAACCCTGGCCATGGGCGATGCCTGCTTGCTCACGGGCACGATGTACATGCTGCGCGACGCAGGCCACATCCGCCTTCTGGCCGAACTGCATGAACAGGGAAGCCTTCCGTACGGCCTTGACGGGCAGGCGATCTTCTACGCAGGACCCACGCCTCCTTCCGCAGGACGTCCCTTCGGCGCTGTTGGTCCCACCACGGCCTCACGCATGGATTTCGCGGCACCGGAGCTCTACCATGCCGGCATCGCTGCAACGCTTGGCAAAGGCGTGCGCTCCGATGAAGTTCGCCAGGCCTGCATCGACACCGGGTCGGTGTATTTCGTCACCACGGGCGGCGCCGCCGCGCTGTTGGCGAAGTGCGTGACGTCGGGCGAGGTCGTAGCCTACGACGACCTGGGCACCGAGGCGCTGCGACGCATCGAGGTCGTCGACTTCCCGGCGTTTGTCGGCATCGATACTGCAGGAGCATGCATCTATGACTGA
- a CDS encoding ATP-binding protein: MSDAFDTIYGQPKVREYLRTCVASGKVSQAYLFTGMAGSNKTAAAYAFAEEILKSDTADANEKMEIRRKVTRRVHPDVRYVVPEGAQGYLVEQIREIVSDCAMAPVQAKRKVYILDRVDLMGTSPANAFLKTLEEPPSDVVFLLLGRTSSAVLSTIVSRCQVVPFRNIPASEATAILVQNSQASTPQAMIAIQACNGSVTKGLEFLKSPERQAYRDKVLLVLASLARADDLDVLSYASDIVSATKTPLDAVRREQERTLEESSEFLQRSALKALEARQKRLLSQASFELLRQMTSVVRSWLRDVAVVCAGTPDLVLNIDAADAIRDAARHTTVEAACKAEKCVDAAEVAITYNVSPQVSIEAMLFEIREVLYA, from the coding sequence ATGTCGGACGCCTTCGACACCATATACGGACAGCCGAAAGTACGCGAATACCTGCGCACCTGTGTCGCATCGGGCAAGGTGAGCCAGGCTTACCTGTTCACGGGCATGGCAGGCTCCAACAAGACCGCCGCCGCGTACGCCTTCGCCGAGGAGATCTTGAAGAGCGACACGGCCGACGCGAACGAGAAGATGGAAATCCGCCGGAAGGTGACCCGCCGGGTGCATCCCGACGTGCGCTACGTCGTGCCCGAAGGCGCCCAGGGGTACCTGGTCGAGCAGATCCGCGAGATCGTCTCCGACTGCGCCATGGCACCTGTCCAGGCGAAACGCAAGGTCTATATTCTGGACCGCGTGGACCTCATGGGCACGTCCCCGGCGAACGCCTTCCTGAAGACCTTGGAGGAGCCCCCGTCGGACGTTGTGTTCCTGCTTCTAGGCCGCACGTCTTCGGCGGTGCTTTCGACCATCGTGTCGCGCTGCCAGGTGGTGCCTTTCCGTAACATCCCTGCGTCGGAGGCCACGGCCATCCTGGTGCAGAACAGCCAGGCGTCCACTCCGCAGGCCATGATAGCCATCCAGGCCTGCAACGGCTCGGTGACCAAGGGCCTGGAGTTCCTCAAATCCCCGGAGCGGCAGGCCTATCGCGACAAGGTGCTGCTGGTGCTGGCGTCGCTGGCCCGTGCCGACGATTTGGACGTGCTATCGTACGCATCGGACATCGTATCCGCCACCAAGACTCCGTTGGACGCGGTCAGGCGCGAGCAGGAACGGACGCTTGAGGAAAGCTCGGAGTTTCTGCAGCGCAGCGCCCTGAAGGCGCTTGAGGCCCGTCAGAAACGCCTTTTGTCCCAGGCATCTTTCGAGCTGCTGCGCCAGATGACATCGGTGGTGCGCTCGTGGCTGCGGGATGTGGCGGTGGTGTGCGCCGGCACACCGGATTTGGTCCTCAACATCGACGCCGCGGATGCCATTCGCGATGCGGCCCGACATACAACCGTGGAGGCCGCGTGTAAGGCCGAGAAATGCGTTGATGCCGCGGAGGTCGCCATTACGTATAATGTTTCACCACAAGTGAGCATCGAAGCGATGCTTTTTGAGATAAGAGAGGTTTTATATGCCTAA
- the rplC gene encoding 50S ribosomal protein L3, whose amino-acid sequence MINAIYGKKIGMTQLFNEDEKVVPCTVIVAEPNKVCQIKTTDTDGYEAVQLGFGAIKPQKVNKPMAGHFAKLGTEPTRYLREVRVENAADYKVGDLQTVEAFADVKKVHVTGTSIGKGFQGVIKRHGFRGGPGGHGAHFHRAPGSVGMCATPSRVLKGVRMPGHMGCNTVTTKNLEVVRIDAEQNLILVKGAVPGAKGGIVRVRMA is encoded by the coding sequence ATGATCAATGCCATCTACGGCAAGAAGATCGGCATGACCCAGCTCTTCAACGAGGACGAGAAGGTTGTCCCTTGCACCGTCATCGTGGCCGAGCCCAACAAGGTCTGCCAGATCAAGACTACTGATACCGACGGCTACGAGGCTGTTCAGCTCGGCTTCGGCGCCATCAAGCCCCAGAAGGTCAACAAGCCCATGGCTGGCCATTTCGCCAAGCTGGGCACCGAACCTACCCGCTACCTGCGTGAGGTTCGCGTCGAGAACGCCGCTGACTACAAGGTCGGCGACCTGCAGACCGTCGAGGCTTTCGCCGACGTCAAGAAGGTCCATGTGACCGGCACGTCCATCGGCAAGGGCTTCCAGGGCGTCATCAAGCGTCACGGCTTCCGTGGCGGCCCCGGCGGACATGGTGCGCACTTCCATCGCGCTCCCGGTTCGGTCGGCATGTGCGCTACGCCTTCTCGCGTTCTGAAGGGCGTTCGTATGCCTGGCCACATGGGCTGCAACACCGTGACCACCAAGAATCTCGAAGTTGTCCGCATCGACGCAGAGCAGAACCTGATCCTGGTGAAGGGTGCTGTGCCCGGTGCCAAGGGCGGCATCGTGCGCGTCCGCATGGCTTAA
- a CDS encoding DegV family protein — translation MIRLITDSVASIPADVAERENIRVISMFLHEGDKEHVETTMDIDEFYDRIGDMVDNIPTSSQPPMGELEDMFEEAAQAGDSVIAVFITMGLSGTAANAASVAEKVKARHAGFDIVVIDSGSCGLDEGFCVLECAKAIKEGKSFEECVQITVDAAARSRFVFAPQTLAFLKAGGRIGHAAALLGSLIQLTPILTVVNGIVEAPVKVRTYKRAKRAIVDQLKRDMDECGLQECVVQYIGPKSAAVDFAKEYVEPLLGHAVDIIPVSPCVGLHVGPTVAVAYIAQRKLPGKIDDPNSLIYRI, via the coding sequence ATGATCCGTCTGATAACAGATTCCGTGGCTTCGATTCCTGCAGATGTGGCTGAACGTGAGAACATCCGCGTCATCAGCATGTTTCTGCATGAGGGCGACAAGGAGCACGTCGAAACCACCATGGATATCGACGAGTTCTACGACCGCATCGGGGACATGGTGGACAACATCCCCACGTCATCTCAGCCGCCGATGGGTGAGTTGGAGGACATGTTCGAAGAGGCCGCCCAGGCGGGGGACAGCGTCATAGCCGTTTTCATCACCATGGGCCTGTCGGGCACGGCGGCCAACGCCGCTAGCGTTGCCGAGAAGGTCAAGGCCCGACACGCCGGGTTCGACATCGTAGTGATTGATTCCGGGTCCTGCGGCCTTGACGAGGGGTTCTGCGTTTTGGAATGCGCCAAAGCCATCAAGGAGGGCAAATCCTTCGAGGAGTGCGTCCAGATTACCGTGGATGCGGCGGCTCGTTCGCGCTTCGTGTTCGCTCCGCAGACCTTGGCGTTTTTGAAGGCGGGCGGGCGCATCGGCCATGCGGCCGCGCTTTTGGGAAGCCTTATCCAGCTGACACCCATCCTGACGGTGGTCAACGGCATCGTGGAGGCTCCGGTGAAGGTGCGTACCTACAAGCGCGCCAAGCGGGCCATCGTCGACCAGCTCAAACGGGATATGGACGAGTGCGGCCTGCAGGAATGCGTGGTGCAGTACATCGGCCCGAAGTCTGCGGCGGTGGACTTCGCGAAGGAATACGTGGAGCCGCTGCTGGGCCATGCCGTCGACATCATACCCGTCAGCCCCTGCGTGGGTCTGCATGTTGGACCCACGGTCGCGGTGGCTTACATCGCGCAGAGGAAGCTTCCCGGCAAGATCGACGATCCAAATTCGTTGATTTACCGCATATAG
- a CDS encoding PSP1 domain-containing protein, with product MPKVAPVRLTYNPKILWFDPVDIDIHAGDKLIVSTERGTEFGTADSDLKEVPEEAIEALDSPLKPVLRIATEEDEAHWEEQMRLAEAAVPVFKRMVEEQGLDMRPVTVEYLFDGDKGIFYFESEERVDFRNLVRSLASEFHIRVDMRQIGVRDEARIVGGYGHCGQELCCARMGGKFNPVTIRMAKDQDLSLNPQKISGVCGRLMCCLRYESDVYKEFKTGCPKLNAKVDTPEGEAKVVEVNVPRETVTILTSDNKRIRVPVADMTVERENNPNGKPDTVPEDVYFECKDANNAAKTTALLVDKLFTGNDKVAENPRAVHNPSRRRADGAAKEGEGASKRSRRRRSRSKNGSDAQAGQPKQQQAKQPKKAKGQQDKNAQQKTAKEQQQAKSQRTNQKPRRRHVTTGGAAGAGASAEKQPQQAQQQKQQKPQKQQSNRKPRPQKQNTGARPGQRSSGLAETRSGQGTSNHQSNNGAAGEHRRTRRRSHKAQGSEGQQQQEN from the coding sequence ATGCCTAAGGTCGCACCGGTCCGGTTGACCTACAATCCGAAGATACTGTGGTTCGACCCGGTTGACATAGATATCCACGCAGGCGACAAGCTTATTGTGAGCACCGAGCGCGGCACCGAATTCGGCACTGCCGACAGCGATCTGAAAGAGGTCCCCGAGGAGGCCATCGAAGCGCTGGACAGTCCGCTGAAGCCCGTGCTGCGCATCGCCACCGAGGAAGACGAAGCCCACTGGGAAGAGCAGATGCGTCTTGCTGAAGCCGCCGTCCCCGTTTTCAAGCGCATGGTGGAGGAGCAGGGTCTGGATATGCGCCCCGTCACGGTCGAGTACTTGTTCGACGGCGACAAGGGCATCTTCTACTTCGAATCCGAAGAGCGTGTGGACTTCCGCAACCTGGTCCGCTCGCTGGCGTCCGAATTCCACATCCGCGTTGATATGCGCCAGATCGGCGTCCGCGACGAGGCTCGCATCGTGGGTGGCTACGGCCACTGCGGCCAGGAGCTGTGCTGCGCGCGCATGGGCGGTAAATTCAATCCCGTCACCATCCGCATGGCCAAGGATCAGGACCTGTCGCTGAACCCGCAGAAGATCTCCGGTGTTTGCGGTCGCCTCATGTGCTGTTTGCGCTACGAGTCGGATGTCTACAAGGAGTTCAAGACGGGGTGTCCCAAGCTGAATGCCAAGGTCGATACGCCGGAAGGCGAGGCCAAGGTGGTCGAAGTGAACGTTCCGCGTGAGACGGTGACCATTTTGACCTCGGACAACAAGCGCATCCGCGTACCTGTCGCCGACATGACCGTGGAACGCGAGAACAATCCCAACGGCAAGCCGGACACGGTTCCCGAGGACGTCTACTTCGAGTGCAAGGACGCCAACAACGCGGCCAAGACCACGGCGCTTCTGGTGGACAAGCTCTTCACCGGAAACGACAAGGTGGCTGAGAATCCGCGTGCGGTGCACAATCCTTCCCGCAGGCGCGCAGACGGTGCTGCCAAGGAAGGCGAGGGCGCATCGAAGCGTTCGCGCAGGCGCCGGAGCCGCTCCAAGAACGGATCGGACGCCCAGGCGGGCCAGCCCAAGCAGCAGCAGGCGAAGCAGCCCAAGAAGGCCAAGGGCCAGCAGGACAAGAACGCCCAGCAGAAAACTGCCAAGGAACAGCAGCAGGCCAAGTCCCAGCGCACCAACCAGAAGCCGCGCCGCAGGCATGTGACGACGGGCGGCGCTGCAGGTGCGGGCGCATCCGCGGAAAAGCAGCCGCAGCAGGCCCAACAGCAGAAGCAGCAGAAGCCCCAGAAACAGCAGTCGAACCGCAAGCCGCGTCCGCAGAAGCAGAACACAGGCGCCCGTCCGGGCCAGCGTTCTTCTGGATTGGCGGAGACACGTTCCGGGCAGGGGACATCCAACCATCAATCAAACAACGGCGCCGCCGGTGAGCACCGTCGCACCCGCAGGCGCAGCCATAAAGCACAGGGTTCCGAAGGACAACAACAACAGGAAAACTAA
- a CDS encoding nicotinate phosphoribosyltransferase, with the protein MTRNELKYALLTDLYQLTMAQGYWESGKGDEEACFFMYFRDNPFNGGFAVSCGQAQLAEMIDGFRFEDADIEYLASLNAPLGGPLFEKEFLEYLRGMRLTVDIDAVREGTIVFPMEPLVRVSGPIMQCQLLETALLCCINFQTLIATKAARVCLAAETPVAEFGLRRAQGAGGSLWASRAAVVGGCSSTSNVMAGKMYDIPVSGTHAHSWVMSFDDELEAFRAYAKIFPNNCVLLVDTYDVKRGIENAITVGLEMRERGERLIGIRIDSGDLEWLAKYARERLDEAGLTDCGIVLSNDLDEYSIASIKASGAKVNSWGVGTKLACAYDQPSLGGVYKLCATRMPGEERWTGRMKVSESTAKLTIPGVLDIRRYIDENGKLAGDMVFDVNEAVNEHGVIVDPADVLRRKTLGEHEFETLLIPLARNGESVLSDEDRNAMAAQKRVKAGLEQLDESQKRQLNPHSYPVGLEQGLWDRRAKLATELRGR; encoded by the coding sequence ATGACCAGGAATGAACTCAAATACGCATTGTTGACGGACCTCTACCAGCTCACCATGGCCCAGGGCTATTGGGAATCCGGCAAGGGTGACGAAGAGGCCTGCTTCTTCATGTACTTCCGCGACAACCCGTTCAACGGCGGCTTCGCCGTATCCTGCGGTCAGGCCCAGCTTGCCGAAATGATCGACGGCTTCCGCTTCGAAGACGCGGATATCGAGTATCTGGCCTCGCTGAACGCTCCTCTGGGCGGTCCGCTGTTCGAGAAGGAATTCCTCGAATACCTGCGCGGCATGAGGCTTACGGTCGACATCGACGCCGTCCGCGAAGGCACCATCGTGTTTCCCATGGAACCGCTGGTGCGTGTGAGCGGCCCCATCATGCAGTGCCAGCTTCTGGAGACGGCGCTGCTGTGCTGCATCAACTTCCAGACGCTGATCGCCACCAAGGCCGCCCGCGTCTGCCTTGCCGCCGAGACCCCTGTGGCCGAATTCGGCCTGCGCCGCGCCCAGGGTGCGGGCGGGTCGCTTTGGGCGAGCCGCGCCGCGGTCGTCGGAGGCTGCTCTTCGACTTCCAACGTCATGGCCGGCAAGATGTACGACATCCCGGTTTCGGGAACGCACGCCCATTCCTGGGTCATGTCCTTCGACGACGAGCTGGAGGCGTTCCGCGCCTACGCGAAAATCTTCCCCAACAACTGCGTGCTGCTGGTGGACACCTACGACGTGAAGCGCGGCATCGAGAACGCCATCACCGTCGGTCTCGAGATGCGCGAGCGCGGCGAGCGCCTCATCGGCATCCGTATCGACTCCGGCGACCTTGAATGGCTTGCCAAATACGCCCGCGAGCGTTTGGACGAGGCGGGGCTGACGGATTGCGGCATCGTGCTGTCCAACGACCTGGACGAATACAGCATCGCCTCCATCAAGGCAAGCGGTGCCAAGGTCAACTCCTGGGGCGTGGGCACGAAACTCGCCTGCGCGTACGACCAGCCTTCGCTGGGCGGCGTGTACAAGCTCTGCGCAACCCGCATGCCGGGCGAAGAGCGCTGGACCGGCCGCATGAAGGTGTCCGAGAGCACAGCCAAGCTTACCATCCCGGGCGTTCTGGACATCCGACGTTACATCGATGAGAACGGCAAACTGGCCGGCGACATGGTGTTCGATGTGAACGAAGCGGTCAATGAGCACGGCGTTATCGTCGACCCTGCCGACGTGCTGCGCCGCAAGACCCTAGGCGAGCATGAATTCGAAACGCTGCTCATCCCTCTGGCCCGCAACGGCGAGTCGGTGCTCAGCGACGAGGACCGCAACGCCATGGCGGCCCAGAAGCGCGTGAAGGCAGGGTTGGAGCAGCTGGACGAATCCCAGAAGCGCCAGTTGAATCCGCATTCCTATCCCGTGGGCTTGGAGCAGGGCCTTTGGGACCGTCGAGCAAAGCTCGCAACGGAGCTTCGCGGCCGGTAG
- a CDS encoding radical SAM protein — translation MCGADRLAGKRGVCGAADELRVARSALHFWEEPPISGEAGSGTVFFSHCPLHCIYCQNAGIANGQVGRDITVERLAECYLELQSQGALNINLVTATHYAVQAVAALDRARACGLSIPVVWNTSGYERAELVRALNGTVDVWLTDLRYARPETAKAFSAAPDYPEVARSAIAAMAQSDAQVIVRILALPGHVEEAFENVAWLVNTFGERVTLSMMSQYTPMGAFPQHPELEQRVDPDEFDALLDFVDSLGVEEYFWQEGEAALESFIPDFEACEGV, via the coding sequence ATGTGCGGGGCGGACCGCCTAGCGGGAAAACGCGGCGTATGCGGCGCTGCCGACGAGCTGCGTGTGGCCCGCTCGGCTCTGCATTTCTGGGAGGAGCCTCCTATTTCCGGGGAGGCGGGAAGCGGCACGGTGTTTTTCAGCCACTGTCCGTTGCACTGCATCTATTGCCAGAATGCCGGAATTGCAAATGGCCAGGTAGGTCGCGATATTACGGTCGAACGGCTTGCCGAATGCTACCTTGAGCTGCAATCCCAGGGGGCGCTCAACATCAATCTGGTCACAGCTACGCACTACGCCGTGCAGGCCGTGGCCGCCCTTGACCGGGCCCGAGCATGCGGCCTTTCCATTCCTGTGGTCTGGAACACGTCGGGCTACGAGCGGGCGGAACTGGTGCGCGCCCTGAACGGCACGGTGGACGTGTGGCTTACGGACCTTCGCTACGCCCGTCCCGAAACCGCCAAGGCATTTTCCGCCGCGCCGGATTACCCCGAGGTGGCACGGTCGGCCATCGCCGCCATGGCGCAGTCGGATGCTCAGGTCATCGTGCGGATCCTGGCGCTTCCCGGGCACGTCGAGGAAGCCTTCGAGAACGTGGCCTGGCTGGTGAATACGTTCGGCGAACGCGTCACGCTGAGCATGATGAGCCAGTACACGCCCATGGGGGCGTTCCCGCAGCATCCCGAACTCGAGCAGAGGGTCGATCCCGACGAGTTCGATGCGTTGCTCGACTTCGTGGATTCCTTGGGTGTGGAGGAGTACTTCTGGCAGGAGGGCGAAGCAGCCCTGGAAAGCTTCATCCCCGATTTCGAGGCGTGCGAAGGGGTGTAG
- the rplD gene encoding 50S ribosomal protein L4, whose amino-acid sequence MATIEIKNASGEKASEVELESAVFGIEPNVHVMHTVVRSQQAAMRQGTHDTKTRGEVRGGGKKPWRQKGTGRARQGTIRAPQWAGGGTVFGPHPRSYAFRVNRKEVKLAMRSALSAKLADGQLMVVEDFKFEKPCTKEAVAFLKANGLDRRTTIVIPNDDVNAYLSFRNIPKVNVISVGEANTMELIDNKVLVLTASTLKRLEEVLK is encoded by the coding sequence ATGGCTACTATTGAAATCAAGAATGCCAGCGGCGAGAAGGCCTCCGAGGTCGAGCTCGAGTCCGCTGTGTTCGGCATCGAGCCGAACGTGCATGTGATGCATACGGTCGTCCGCTCCCAGCAGGCGGCCATGCGTCAGGGCACGCATGACACCAAGACCCGCGGCGAAGTTCGCGGCGGCGGCAAGAAGCCGTGGCGTCAGAAGGGCACCGGCCGTGCCCGTCAGGGTACCATCCGTGCACCCCAGTGGGCTGGCGGCGGCACCGTCTTCGGTCCTCATCCCCGCAGCTACGCCTTCCGCGTGAACCGTAAGGAAGTCAAGCTGGCCATGCGCTCTGCGCTGTCTGCCAAGCTTGCCGATGGCCAGCTGATGGTCGTCGAGGACTTCAAGTTCGAGAAGCCTTGCACCAAGGAAGCCGTCGCTTTCCTGAAGGCCAACGGTCTTGACCGTCGCACCACCATCGTCATTCCGAATGACGACGTGAACGCGTACCTGTCCTTCCGCAACATCCCCAAGGTCAACGTCATCTCCGTCGGAGAGGCCAACACCATGGAACTGATCGACAACAAGGTCCTGGTGCTCACCGCATCGACCCTGAAGCGTCTCGAGGAGGTGCTGAAGTAA
- the tmk gene encoding dTMP kinase — protein MTDAAAHTGVFITFEGGEGAGKSTHINFLAQTLEACGFEVVRVREPGSTRIGEQLRGVVLDPENAEMADWTELFIYEAARAQLVAEAIKPALERGAIVLCDRFTDSTLAYQGYGRGLELDRVRRANELACQGIVPDATVLMVAPNALEGLYRATKDDGADRLESAGHDFHVRVNQAFVELAAQSKKRIRMVQSASAKSLTSQSVFKALADVLPQLERFIGNEDHFASLDVKKVD, from the coding sequence ATGACTGACGCGGCTGCACATACGGGCGTTTTCATCACTTTCGAAGGTGGGGAAGGCGCTGGAAAATCTACCCATATCAACTTCCTGGCGCAGACTCTCGAGGCCTGCGGCTTCGAGGTGGTGCGCGTTCGCGAACCCGGCTCGACTCGCATAGGCGAGCAACTGCGCGGCGTCGTGCTGGATCCCGAGAACGCCGAGATGGCCGATTGGACCGAGCTTTTCATCTACGAGGCGGCACGCGCACAGCTGGTGGCCGAAGCCATCAAGCCTGCGCTTGAACGGGGCGCCATCGTGCTCTGCGACCGGTTCACCGATTCGACGCTGGCCTACCAGGGCTATGGTCGGGGATTGGAGCTGGACCGTGTTCGAAGGGCGAATGAGCTTGCCTGCCAGGGCATAGTCCCTGATGCCACCGTGCTCATGGTGGCTCCGAACGCCTTGGAGGGGCTCTACCGCGCCACCAAGGATGACGGCGCCGACCGCCTCGAGTCCGCCGGACATGATTTCCATGTGCGTGTGAACCAGGCGTTCGTCGAGCTTGCCGCCCAAAGCAAGAAGCGCATCCGCATGGTTCAGTCCGCCAGTGCGAAATCCCTCACGTCCCAGTCGGTCTTCAAGGCCCTGGCAGATGTCCTGCCCCAGCTGGAGCGGTTCATCGGCAACGAGGATCATTTCGCATCCTTAGACGTGAAGAAGGTCGACTGA